From Macrobrachium rosenbergii isolate ZJJX-2024 chromosome 22, ASM4041242v1, whole genome shotgun sequence, the proteins below share one genomic window:
- the LOC136850428 gene encoding uncharacterized protein — MAFRAHPRRCCRTSAAIRGRQIPPDSPRPFHKMATPMVEASTSTCAEALLSSWIRCFGVPDDITTDGPGILVGTLGLPGTPEGDNTPQYDGIQPCGQQANGEESPAENVYGEALAVPGEFFPAEPDDPHTPLQRLREIAKKFTPCRKTFADRTHNFSPEGLKTCTLIFIRNDGHRPPLTRLYRGPYRVVSRTSKAYLVNIHGWKDWISIDRLKLTFLMESGTREGGNRQTSQNPSTKQNLR; from the exons ATGGCGTTTCGTGCACATCCACGTAGATGTTGTAGGACCTCTGCTGCAATCAGGGgacgccagatacctcctgacagtccTAGACCATTTCACAAGATGgcaaccccaatggtagaagcatcaacaagcaCCTGCGCGGAAGCCCTACTATCAAGTTGGATACGCTGTTTTGGTGTGCCAGACGATATAACTACAGACGGGCCTGGCATTCTTGtcggaactctgggtctccctggcacgcctgagggggacaacactccacagtacGACGGCATACAACCCTGCGGCCAACA GGCAAATGGAGAGGAATCTCCCGCAGAAAATGTCTACGGCGAAGCATTGgccgtacctggagaattcttccccgcGGAGCCGGATGACCCGCATACACCCCTTCAaagactaagagaaattgcaaagaagttcaCGCCCTGCCGGAAGACTTTTGCggacaggacccataacttcagcccagaaggcctgaaaacCTGTACTCTCATCTTCATAAGGAACGACGGccaccgcccacccttgaccagactatacagaggaccataccgagtcgtcagtagaacatccaaggcctacctcgtcaacatccaTGGGTGGAAAGACTGGATATCTATTGACAGGTTAAAGCTGACCTTCCTAATGGAGAGCGGAACCCGGGAGGGAGGAAACCGGCAGACATCCCAGAATCCCTCCACAAAACAAAACCTCAGATGA